The Pedobacter mucosus genome window below encodes:
- a CDS encoding 1-acyl-sn-glycerol-3-phosphate acyltransferase — protein MTVISKENFAKATGVCNIPIPGLASFLMRFLKINDFNGIIKDANELEGAEFADHIIKTLGVKIQIDEEDLLHIPRSGAFIAIANHPYGAIESLAILSTLAKYRSDTMFMGNFLIKKIPNLEKCIIAVNPFEKVQDSSSISGLKITLKTLKDGNPVAIFPAGEVSSYKLSKNKITDREWHPVVGKIISKANVPILPIYFHGNNGFFFSLLKIIHPSLQTAKLISELFNKNGHVLKISIGKPVHLSEIDCKNCNISMLKFLRTGLYALKKKKI, from the coding sequence ATGACAGTAATTTCTAAAGAGAATTTTGCAAAGGCAACTGGTGTCTGCAATATTCCTATTCCAGGTTTAGCCTCTTTTTTGATGAGATTTTTAAAAATTAATGATTTCAATGGAATTATTAAAGATGCGAACGAATTAGAGGGTGCAGAATTTGCTGATCATATTATCAAAACCTTAGGCGTTAAGATTCAAATAGACGAAGAAGATTTACTTCATATTCCGCGTAGTGGCGCATTCATCGCAATTGCCAATCACCCATATGGCGCAATAGAATCACTTGCAATTTTAAGTACGTTAGCAAAATACAGATCAGATACTATGTTTATGGGTAATTTTTTAATTAAGAAAATCCCTAATCTTGAAAAATGTATTATTGCTGTTAATCCGTTTGAGAAAGTTCAGGATTCATCGAGCATTAGCGGATTAAAAATTACCTTAAAAACTTTAAAAGATGGAAATCCGGTAGCTATTTTTCCGGCAGGAGAAGTTTCATCTTATAAATTGAGTAAAAATAAAATTACTGATCGAGAGTGGCATCCGGTAGTTGGCAAAATTATTTCAAAAGCTAATGTTCCAATTCTTCCAATATATTTCCATGGAAATAACGGATTCTTTTTTAGCCTATTAAAAATAATTCATCCTTCACTGCAAACGGCAAAATTAATTTCCGAATTATTTAATAAAAACGGTCATGTGCTTAAAATAAGCATTGGTAAGCCTGTTCACCTTTCTGAAATAGACTGTAAAAACTGCAATATTTCCATGCTAAAATTTCTTAGGACTGGACTTTATGCATTAAAAAAGAAAAAGATTTAG
- a CDS encoding RagB/SusD family nutrient uptake outer membrane protein: MKKKLIYITCLSVALLAGCKKELLTPESQTAVATLDNAQFSTAGRIQGQVLGLYAGLRAGDFYGSRYLIYNELRADNFIAQSSNSVTAYQTYNYTLGNGAQEVTGFWNSAYNTINRCNLFIEGMAAKGTSVVGDALSKNYVAEAKLVRAICYYSLLQLYARPYYDGLGSKPGLPLRLTGNSVAGNYDLARSSVSIIYTQILKDLNESETDLPITYGTTAVTNVTRAHRNTAIAFKTRVYLTMQKYSDVITEANKIVSTAAPFTATSGVALALQSDIANVFRTPYTTSESILSMPFVSGTEVGGGQSALGSYYFGVKLYSLNTDGIIGDGSFKATDRRRSFISPITVASPLPYLSKFPTLAAAGYSDYAPVIRYSEVLLSLGEALARNSNSLDPRAIALLNAVRSRSDATTVFTAASFASTQALFDAFLKERNMEFLGEGLRSPDLMRLGLTIPGKSNIPAVPASSSQYIWPISGTELLYNKLMTDNN, translated from the coding sequence ATGAAAAAGAAATTAATATATATCACCTGCTTATCAGTTGCTTTATTGGCAGGATGTAAGAAAGAATTGCTTACGCCAGAATCGCAAACGGCTGTAGCAACTTTAGATAATGCTCAATTTTCAACCGCGGGAAGAATTCAAGGGCAAGTATTAGGTTTGTACGCTGGTTTAAGGGCGGGAGATTTTTATGGAAGTCGTTATCTGATTTACAATGAACTTAGGGCTGATAATTTTATCGCACAAAGTAGCAATTCAGTTACTGCGTATCAGACTTATAATTACACACTTGGAAACGGTGCTCAAGAAGTTACTGGTTTTTGGAATTCAGCATATAATACCATCAATAGATGTAATTTATTTATAGAAGGAATGGCCGCAAAAGGGACTTCTGTTGTTGGAGATGCATTATCAAAAAACTATGTTGCCGAGGCAAAACTGGTTCGTGCAATATGCTATTATAGCTTGTTGCAACTTTATGCCAGGCCATATTATGATGGTTTAGGCTCAAAACCTGGTTTGCCATTACGTTTAACAGGAAATTCTGTAGCTGGTAATTATGATTTAGCAAGAAGTTCAGTGAGTATAATCTATACACAGATTTTGAAAGATTTAAACGAATCTGAAACTGATTTACCAATCACTTATGGAACCACTGCAGTAACCAATGTAACTAGGGCACATCGAAATACTGCAATCGCATTTAAAACAAGGGTGTATCTAACAATGCAAAAGTATAGTGATGTAATTACTGAAGCCAATAAAATTGTAAGCACTGCGGCACCTTTTACAGCAACTTCTGGCGTAGCATTAGCATTGCAAAGTGATATTGCCAATGTTTTTAGAACGCCATATACCACAAGTGAGTCAATACTTTCTATGCCATTTGTAAGCGGTACAGAAGTTGGAGGCGGACAAAGCGCATTGGGATCTTATTATTTTGGTGTAAAGTTGTACTCTTTAAATACAGACGGAATTATTGGCGATGGATCTTTCAAAGCAACCGACAGAAGAAGAAGTTTTATTTCTCCAATTACGGTTGCAAGCCCTCTACCATATTTATCTAAATTCCCAACACTTGCTGCGGCTGGTTATTCTGATTATGCACCTGTAATACGTTATTCGGAAGTTTTGCTTAGTTTAGGTGAGGCTTTAGCAAGAAATTCAAATTCTCTTGATCCAAGAGCAATTGCTTTGTTAAATGCTGTTCGTTCGCGGTCTGATGCGACAACCGTTTTTACAGCTGCAAGTTTTGCATCTACACAAGCTTTGTTTGATGCCTTTCTTAAAGAGCGTAATATGGAGTTTTTAGGAGAAGGTTTGAGAAGTCCGGATTTAATGCGTTTGGGATTAACTATTCCGGGAAAAAGCAATATTCCTGCTGTTCCAGCATCTTCCTCTCAATATATCTGGCCAATATCAGGTACAGAGTTATTATATAATAAATTAATGACTGATAATAATTAA
- the rpsU gene encoding 30S ribosomal protein S21 has product MIIINIKDGESLDKALKRFKKKFEKTGVLRELRSRQAYEKKSVARRTEIKHAVYIQNMNLDTTV; this is encoded by the coding sequence ATGATCATTATTAACATTAAAGACGGCGAATCATTAGATAAAGCCCTAAAACGTTTCAAGAAAAAGTTTGAAAAAACTGGTGTATTGAGAGAATTACGTAGTCGTCAAGCATACGAGAAAAAATCCGTAGCTCGCCGTACTGAAATTAAGCATGCTGTTTACATTCAGAATATGAATTTAGATACAACTGTATAG
- a CDS encoding DUF6496 domain-containing protein, protein MAKYSKKAGEKVEETMHEMKEGKLKSGSGKKVTSKKQAVAIGLSEAKKEGAKVPKKKS, encoded by the coding sequence ATGGCAAAGTATTCTAAAAAAGCTGGCGAAAAAGTAGAAGAAACCATGCATGAAATGAAAGAAGGCAAACTTAAAAGTGGTTCGGGCAAAAAAGTCACTTCAAAAAAACAGGCTGTAGCAATAGGCTTATCTGAAGCTAAAAAGGAAGGTGCTAAGGTTCCTAAAAAGAAAAGCTAA
- a CDS encoding SusC/RagA family TonB-linked outer membrane protein, with amino-acid sequence MKEKLLVSFLFMVISFAVLAQQKKITGKVTSEKDGLPLPGVSVIVPGARIVAQTGSDGVYNISVPSATTSLTFRYIGFASKTASINGGSLSVTLKEENNDLTDVIVTGYSTLKKKDNIGSIATISGKDLENKPVQSFDQALGGKAAGVQITIPNGVLNNPPVIRIRGTNSISLSSYPLIVVDGVATYTGDLSGSSAPGNALSSINPNDIERLEVLKDAAASAIYGSRGANGVILITTKKGKSGKAVVTFDTWFGSTKARNLPVLLDAYQYTDLKNEGLRNANTYDATNADLTRRRYFALSNDASGNVINTNWYDYIYRTGYSNSNTLSISGGTESTNYYMSGSYTTQQGIIVNNNYNRKSGLFKVDHREGKIFTVGGKLSYSNEENLSATSSGSLAGEAFGTGGLGRLAIVTAPNVSPYNNDGSYNVFNPSTIGRGANVGSDVGFYNPAAVLNLDRSNNEINHIQGNIYLQANITSWLNAKSTYGIDYIFSDNDSFSNPINGGSAAAGGSAAESLNKNKRWVLTNTIQANRTFAEKHNLSLLLGNEQQRSTSLGFGASRTTLSDPAFNVFAAGYATPSVNVANMGENYLVSFFSSLTYDFDKKYYLTATVRQDEYSAFGVDNKKGVFYGLGAGWEIANEKFWSAAGLDKTFSSFKLRGSYGTVGNTSGLGNLASYSFYSTGLYNGSPTLVPSQTGNDQIGWESSKKLDVGFNFGILNDRVTIEAAYYKNTLDGLIYNVPQVPSAGLPTSPQLNIASMYNKGYEFSISGDAIRSPDFSWTPSFNISYNKNEIISLSEGLTQFLQATSTLESASISQVGGPLGMIYAVQTAGVDPASGRRIFIEKSTGKKVLYQQVAPAGQFRYTYEDGTEAKNGISLNNDGIAYRNTQPKFSGGFDNTFRYKQFDLGLTFTFQLGFYIYYGTNSGLRDQRFWNNSEDMLRRWTAPGQVTDIPKIINGDNVSNGSSFPIDINVFKGDFLKLRSASFGYSIPKMLLSKVKLSNARIYVSGNNLFILTKYPGSDPEVSSNGNSTEGNSAQGIERNSVGNGRAFTAGLSVKF; translated from the coding sequence ATGAAAGAAAAATTACTTGTATCATTCCTTTTTATGGTGATAAGTTTTGCTGTTTTAGCACAGCAAAAAAAAATTACTGGAAAAGTTACCTCGGAAAAAGATGGTTTACCGCTACCTGGAGTTTCTGTAATTGTGCCAGGCGCTAGAATTGTCGCTCAAACCGGTAGCGACGGTGTTTACAACATTTCTGTTCCAAGTGCAACCACCTCGTTAACTTTTCGGTATATCGGTTTTGCTAGTAAAACTGCTTCTATTAATGGTGGAAGCCTTAGTGTAACTTTAAAAGAAGAGAACAATGATCTAACAGATGTTATCGTTACTGGATACTCCACATTAAAAAAGAAGGACAATATTGGTTCAATTGCAACTATTTCTGGTAAAGATTTAGAAAATAAGCCTGTTCAAAGTTTTGACCAGGCTTTGGGCGGTAAAGCTGCCGGCGTTCAAATTACGATACCAAATGGCGTACTGAATAACCCTCCTGTAATACGTATTAGAGGAACAAATTCCATATCGCTAAGTTCATATCCCTTAATTGTAGTAGATGGTGTTGCAACTTATACTGGTGATTTAAGTGGATCAAGCGCTCCTGGCAATGCACTATCTAGCATAAATCCAAATGATATCGAGCGTTTAGAAGTTTTAAAAGATGCTGCAGCATCTGCGATATATGGGAGTAGAGGTGCTAATGGTGTTATTTTAATCACTACAAAAAAGGGAAAATCTGGGAAAGCTGTGGTTACTTTTGATACTTGGTTTGGATCTACCAAAGCCAGAAACCTTCCTGTATTACTTGATGCATATCAATATACTGACCTAAAAAATGAAGGTTTAAGAAATGCTAATACCTATGATGCTACAAATGCTGATTTAACTAGAAGAAGGTATTTCGCATTATCAAACGATGCTTCAGGAAATGTAATTAATACCAATTGGTACGATTATATATATAGAACAGGTTATTCAAATAGTAATACCCTAAGTATTTCGGGAGGTACCGAATCCACTAACTATTACATGTCTGGAAGCTATACTACTCAACAAGGTATAATTGTTAATAATAATTATAATAGAAAATCTGGGTTATTTAAGGTTGATCATAGAGAAGGTAAAATTTTTACCGTTGGTGGTAAACTTTCTTATTCGAATGAAGAGAACTTATCTGCTACTTCATCAGGTTCATTAGCAGGAGAGGCTTTTGGTACCGGCGGCCTTGGTAGGTTAGCAATAGTAACAGCACCAAACGTTTCTCCTTATAATAATGATGGTAGTTACAATGTATTTAATCCATCTACAATAGGAAGAGGTGCAAATGTAGGCTCAGATGTTGGATTTTATAATCCTGCAGCAGTACTTAATCTAGATCGATCAAATAATGAAATAAACCACATTCAAGGTAATATTTATCTTCAAGCGAATATTACTTCATGGTTAAATGCAAAATCTACTTACGGAATTGATTATATTTTTTCTGATAATGATTCATTTTCTAATCCAATTAATGGAGGTTCTGCTGCTGCTGGTGGCTCTGCAGCCGAAAGTCTGAATAAAAATAAACGTTGGGTTTTGACTAATACCATTCAAGCAAATAGAACTTTTGCCGAAAAACATAATCTTTCTTTGCTATTAGGTAATGAGCAGCAAAGAAGCACCTCTTTAGGTTTTGGAGCTTCGCGTACAACCTTATCTGATCCTGCTTTTAACGTTTTTGCAGCAGGTTACGCTACACCATCTGTAAATGTAGCCAATATGGGCGAAAATTATTTGGTTTCATTTTTCTCAAGTTTAACCTACGATTTTGATAAAAAATATTATTTGACTGCAACTGTACGTCAGGATGAATATTCTGCATTTGGAGTAGATAATAAAAAAGGTGTTTTTTATGGATTAGGTGCTGGCTGGGAAATTGCAAACGAAAAATTTTGGTCAGCTGCAGGCTTGGATAAAACCTTCTCAAGTTTTAAACTTCGTGGTTCATACGGAACTGTTGGTAACACCAGCGGCCTAGGTAACCTCGCTTCTTATTCGTTTTATTCCACAGGTTTGTATAATGGGTCGCCTACTTTGGTTCCTAGTCAGACAGGAAATGATCAAATTGGTTGGGAATCAAGTAAGAAACTCGATGTAGGTTTCAATTTTGGTATTTTAAATGATCGGGTAACCATTGAAGCAGCCTATTATAAAAATACACTTGATGGTTTAATTTATAATGTGCCTCAAGTTCCATCTGCAGGTTTACCTACCAGTCCTCAACTTAATATTGCATCCATGTACAATAAAGGATATGAATTCAGCATTAGTGGTGATGCAATACGATCGCCAGATTTTAGCTGGACTCCATCTTTTAATATCTCATATAACAAGAATGAAATTATATCACTTTCAGAGGGTTTAACTCAATTCTTGCAAGCAACATCTACTCTAGAATCTGCAAGTATATCACAAGTTGGTGGACCACTAGGTATGATTTATGCTGTTCAAACTGCCGGCGTTGATCCAGCATCTGGACGAAGAATTTTTATCGAAAAATCAACAGGAAAGAAAGTTTTATATCAACAAGTTGCGCCAGCTGGCCAATTCAGATACACTTATGAGGATGGTACGGAAGCTAAAAACGGTATCTCTTTAAATAATGATGGGATTGCTTATCGCAATACACAACCTAAATTTTCTGGTGGTTTTGATAACACATTTCGATACAAACAATTTGATCTAGGATTAACTTTTACCTTTCAACTTGGATTCTACATATATTATGGCACAAACTCTGGTTTAAGAGATCAGCGTTTTTGGAATAACTCTGAAGATATGTTAAGAAGATGGACAGCACCTGGCCAGGTAACCGATATTCCAAAAATTATCAACGGTGATAACGTATCAAATGGTTCGTCGTTTCCAATTGATATCAATGTTTTTAAAGGAGATTTTCTTAAGTTAAGAAGTGCAAGTTTTGGATATTCTATTCCAAAAATGCTATTGTCTAAAGTAAAATTATCTAATGCTAGAATATATGTAAGTGGAAATAACCTTTTTATTTTAACAAAATATCCAGGTTCAGATCCAGAAGTATCTTCAAACGGAAATTCTACCGAAGGTAACTCTGCTCAAGGTATAGAAAGAAACTCCGTAGGAAATGGAAGAGCTTTTACAGCAGGTTTATCAGTTAAGTTCTAA
- a CDS encoding ComEA family DNA-binding protein → MRIWLNKHFGFNKSEFNGLLILIIVIIFLQALPLIFHSFNPIDIDSHNLQAQIAKIEITDQKSFHYTRDRIEASGIKKTTRLFTFDPNTLDVAGWETLGLSTKQAKSIVNYTAKGGKFYKPEDLQKMYTISPDMYKKILPFVKIEAASAKFNKDFKYEKKEYIKKALVIIDINQADSTQLDEIKGIGGAFANRIIKYRERLGGFYKKEQLMEVYGLDSLKYEEIKNQISMSTVNLKTININTAVFNDLKLNPYLSYKQINAIIQYRKQHGNYSSPADLRKIVILNQDIIDKITPYITF, encoded by the coding sequence ATGAGAATTTGGCTTAATAAGCACTTTGGTTTTAATAAAAGTGAGTTCAATGGATTGCTAATTTTGATTATAGTCATCATCTTCCTACAAGCTTTACCACTTATATTCCACTCTTTTAATCCTATTGATATTGATAGCCACAACCTACAGGCCCAAATTGCAAAAATAGAGATTACTGATCAAAAAAGTTTTCACTACACTAGGGATAGAATAGAAGCTTCAGGCATTAAAAAAACCACTAGATTATTTACATTCGATCCTAATACGCTAGATGTGGCTGGTTGGGAAACCCTAGGGTTATCGACTAAGCAAGCAAAATCGATTGTTAATTATACTGCTAAAGGAGGTAAATTTTATAAACCTGAAGACTTGCAGAAAATGTATACCATATCTCCAGATATGTATAAAAAAATTCTTCCTTTTGTTAAAATTGAAGCTGCCAGCGCTAAATTTAATAAAGATTTTAAATATGAAAAGAAAGAATACATCAAGAAAGCACTTGTAATTATCGATATAAATCAGGCTGATTCAACTCAGTTAGATGAAATAAAAGGAATTGGTGGTGCCTTTGCCAATCGTATAATTAAATATAGAGAGCGTTTAGGTGGTTTTTATAAAAAAGAGCAATTAATGGAAGTTTACGGTCTAGATTCTCTAAAATATGAAGAAATCAAAAATCAAATTTCCATGAGTACCGTCAATCTCAAAACTATAAATATAAATACTGCTGTTTTTAATGATTTGAAATTAAATCCCTATTTATCATATAAACAAATCAACGCTATTATTCAATACCGAAAACAGCATGGAAATTATTCTAGTCCAGCTGATCTACGAAAAATAGTTATTTTAAATCAAGACATCATTGATAAGATAACGCCGTATATTACTTTTTGA
- a CDS encoding acyl-CoA dehydrogenase family protein, with the protein MSVSFNFSETETQQNVKAMVRDFAEKNIRPNIMEWDEAQHFPVDLFKQLGALGLMGVLVPEEYGGSGLGYQEYVDVIVEVSRVCGSIGLSLAAHNSLCTGHILAFGTEEQKLKWLPKLATAEWIGAWGLTEANTGSDALRMITTAVADGDDYIINGAKNWITHGKSGDIAVVMIRTGEQGSSKGISAIVVERGTPGFTAGKKENKLGMRASETTEMIFDNCRVPKANILGNVGEGFKQAMKVLDGGRISIAALALGIAKGAFDAAVSYSKQRQQFGQPISSFQAISFKLADMATEIEASELLIRQAADLKNRHLPMTKESAMAKYFASEVSVRVATEAVQIFGGYGYTKDFPVEKFYRDSKLCTIGEGTSEIQKIVIAREILN; encoded by the coding sequence ATGAGCGTAAGCTTTAATTTTTCAGAAACAGAAACTCAACAAAACGTAAAGGCTATGGTCCGCGATTTTGCAGAGAAAAACATTCGTCCAAATATAATGGAGTGGGATGAGGCACAGCATTTTCCAGTTGATTTATTTAAACAATTAGGAGCGTTAGGTTTAATGGGGGTATTGGTTCCTGAAGAATATGGCGGTTCTGGTTTAGGTTACCAAGAATATGTTGATGTAATTGTAGAAGTATCAAGAGTTTGTGGTTCTATTGGTTTATCACTGGCAGCACATAATTCCTTATGCACTGGTCATATTTTAGCTTTTGGTACAGAAGAACAAAAGCTTAAATGGCTACCAAAATTAGCAACCGCTGAGTGGATCGGAGCATGGGGATTAACAGAGGCAAATACTGGATCTGATGCTTTGCGAATGATAACTACTGCCGTTGCTGATGGAGATGATTACATTATTAATGGTGCAAAAAACTGGATAACGCATGGCAAAAGTGGTGATATTGCTGTAGTAATGATAAGAACTGGAGAACAAGGAAGTTCTAAAGGGATTTCTGCTATCGTTGTAGAACGTGGTACGCCTGGTTTTACGGCAGGCAAAAAAGAAAATAAATTAGGTATGCGTGCTTCAGAAACAACAGAAATGATTTTTGATAATTGCCGCGTACCTAAAGCCAACATTTTAGGGAATGTTGGCGAAGGGTTTAAACAAGCCATGAAAGTTTTAGATGGTGGAAGAATTTCTATCGCAGCTTTGGCTTTAGGTATTGCAAAAGGTGCTTTTGATGCTGCTGTTTCCTATTCAAAACAACGACAACAATTTGGTCAGCCTATTTCGAGCTTTCAAGCAATTAGTTTCAAACTTGCAGATATGGCGACAGAAATTGAAGCTTCAGAATTATTAATTCGCCAGGCTGCTGATTTAAAAAACAGGCATTTGCCCATGACAAAAGAATCTGCCATGGCTAAATATTTTGCTTCTGAAGTATCGGTACGGGTGGCAACTGAAGCAGTACAGATTTTTGGAGGTTATGGCTATACTAAAGATTTTCCTGTTGAGAAATTTTATCGTGATAGTAAATTATGTACAATTGGAGAAGGTACATCTGAGATTCAAAAGATTGTTATTGCAAGAGAAATATTGAATTAG
- a CDS encoding lysophospholipid acyltransferase family protein yields the protein MKIITTSEFAKATKIDKLGVPGLAGLMMELMKLNDINDVFSQNQHFKGLEFIDKILETIGVSIDFDEDDLNNIPKTGPFIAIANHPYGGIEGLALVKLLCTVRPDAKVMVNFILKKIPNLDEFFVAVNPFENVQHSSSISGLKTTFDLLRSGTPIGIFPAGEVSTFKLDAQQVTDRMWHPVVGKLIAKSKAPVVPIYFHGNNGVLFNILSFIHPTLRTAKLPSEFLNKQGLTIKVRIGKPITVSEVSHMNSTNRLMDFLRARTYALGVGLDTEKKLFNPLKLFKIKKKPAEIIEETPRNLIKEDIATLEDFRVWTEKNYEVYIVPTLKIPNILREIGRLREITFREVGEGTNKKIDLDNYDIYYNHLFIWDKDLENIVGAYRIGKGDEILESMGRRGFYLSELFKIKDQFYPMLRQGIELGRSWIRKEYQGKPLPLFLLWKGILKYLIDNPQYRYMFGPVSISNSFSKFSKALIVDYITKNHFDYEMAKYVKPKNKFKADLLPISTDTLVDSSESFKDLDSIIGDIENSHIKVPVLLRQYMNLNAKIISFNIDPKFSDCLDGFLVVDTHNIPPEMLEKLGKNL from the coding sequence ATGAAAATCATTACTACTTCTGAATTCGCTAAAGCGACCAAGATTGATAAGCTTGGCGTACCTGGACTTGCAGGTTTGATGATGGAATTAATGAAATTAAATGATATTAATGACGTTTTCTCTCAAAACCAGCACTTTAAAGGCTTAGAATTTATAGATAAAATTTTAGAAACAATTGGTGTATCTATTGACTTTGACGAAGATGATTTAAACAATATTCCGAAAACAGGACCATTTATTGCCATCGCAAATCATCCTTATGGTGGCATTGAAGGGTTAGCATTGGTTAAACTTTTATGCACCGTTAGGCCAGATGCTAAGGTAATGGTTAACTTTATCCTTAAAAAAATTCCTAATCTTGATGAGTTTTTTGTTGCTGTAAATCCATTTGAAAATGTTCAGCACTCTTCTAGTATAAGCGGTTTAAAAACAACGTTTGATTTATTGCGAAGTGGAACACCTATTGGTATTTTCCCAGCTGGAGAAGTTTCGACATTCAAATTAGATGCGCAACAAGTTACCGATAGAATGTGGCATCCAGTAGTTGGAAAGTTAATTGCGAAATCTAAAGCACCAGTGGTTCCAATTTATTTTCATGGAAATAATGGCGTACTGTTTAATATTTTAAGCTTTATTCACCCAACTTTACGTACTGCAAAATTACCTTCGGAATTTTTGAATAAGCAAGGTTTAACCATCAAAGTTAGAATTGGTAAGCCAATAACGGTTTCGGAAGTTTCGCATATGAATAGTACTAACCGTTTAATGGATTTTTTACGAGCCCGTACTTATGCTTTAGGCGTGGGTTTAGATACCGAAAAGAAGCTTTTCAATCCATTAAAGCTTTTCAAGATTAAGAAGAAGCCTGCCGAAATAATTGAAGAAACACCTCGAAATTTAATTAAAGAGGACATTGCTACCCTAGAAGATTTTAGAGTTTGGACCGAAAAAAATTATGAAGTATATATTGTTCCAACTCTAAAAATTCCAAATATATTGAGAGAAATTGGTCGGTTACGTGAAATTACTTTCAGGGAAGTTGGTGAAGGAACAAACAAAAAAATCGACCTTGATAACTACGATATCTATTATAATCATTTATTTATTTGGGATAAGGATTTAGAGAATATTGTTGGTGCTTATCGGATTGGTAAGGGAGATGAAATATTAGAAAGCATGGGACGTAGAGGCTTCTATCTTTCTGAATTATTCAAAATAAAAGATCAGTTTTATCCAATGCTTCGCCAAGGTATAGAATTAGGCAGATCGTGGATCAGAAAAGAATATCAAGGGAAACCACTTCCTCTATTTTTACTTTGGAAAGGCATATTAAAATACTTGATAGATAATCCACAATACCGCTATATGTTCGGTCCTGTTAGCATAAGCAATAGTTTTTCTAAGTTTAGTAAAGCTTTAATTGTAGATTATATTACCAAAAACCATTTTGATTATGAAATGGCAAAATATGTAAAACCTAAAAACAAATTTAAGGCAGATCTTTTACCAATTTCTACCGATACGTTGGTGGATAGTAGCGAATCTTTTAAAGATTTAGACAGTATTATAGGTGATATAGAAAATTCTCACATTAAGGTTCCGGTACTATTAAGGCAGTATATGAATTTAAACGCAAAAATTATATCCTTTAATATAGACCCCAAATTTTCTGATTGTTTAGATGGATTCTTGGTTGTAGATACTCATAATATACCTCCAGAAATGCTTGAAAAATTAGGTAAAAATTTATAG